From the genome of Rathayibacter sp. VKM Ac-2759, one region includes:
- a CDS encoding Lrp/AsnC family transcriptional regulator: MRAKDLHDLGDLDTVDRALVRLLRADARTPNSRLAEQAGIAPSTCVARVRSLIDRGIITGFTAELDPAALGLTLQALISVGIRVGQRQAITRFADEIRALPEVVQLFFLGGSEDFIIHVAVRDSNDVRDFVVSNLSAHPAVASTRTSIVFDHHRKGPAVPE; this comes from the coding sequence CGTCGACCGGGCGCTCGTGCGCCTGCTCCGCGCCGACGCCCGCACGCCCAACAGCCGCCTCGCCGAGCAGGCGGGCATCGCCCCGTCGACGTGCGTCGCGCGGGTCCGCTCGCTGATCGACCGCGGCATCATCACCGGCTTCACCGCCGAGCTCGACCCGGCCGCTCTCGGCCTCACGCTGCAGGCCCTGATCAGCGTCGGCATCCGCGTCGGCCAACGGCAGGCGATCACCCGCTTCGCCGACGAGATCCGCGCCCTCCCCGAGGTGGTGCAGCTGTTCTTCCTGGGCGGATCCGAGGACTTCATCATCCACGTGGCCGTCCGCGACTCGAACGACGTGCGCGACTTCGTGGTGTCGAACCTCTCGGCGCACCCGGCGGTCGCGTCGACGCGCACGAGCATCGTCTTCGACCATCACCGCAAGGGGCCCGCGGTCCCGGAGTAG
- a CDS encoding universal stress protein gives MNAQLVVGWDGSASARRALEWALDQKAASLLLVEVVDGLDRFSGDDLSADPRADGAVSVETAAADGERAHPGAVVDTRVLVGHPVEELARLSGPGILLVVGDRRRSLLPMRGGWSVGARLAAKATGPVAIITEDAPSDGSGVLVGIDDSDDARAALEFAAAWAARTQQTLHVLHAWRTPYLFNDRVPQEVLLEEIATEHAELLADAVAEARGLHPELAVEGHEVDGVAARSLLEAAAGRALLVVGDGGVSRLERMLIGSVGHDILVNLAVPTVIIGRKSRAPKPKPAAAAPVPPPRPPTRTIVAWGGDEPSRSAVEWALARQSSGSIEVVMIADESAVVPGSEAAAESVALDERAVARMIEQVGTGGVALHGRVVRGFVLHTLAGLTDPDTLLVVGTEDRRGPRLRFGLSVGAHLPALARGPIAIVPQTVDTSLVGVAVGVDGSQSSHAAVVVAAAEAARRGETLHLVHAWTEPALYDRAFLLDEEFLRSLETEHRRILDAAGLIASTSGFEGRIETHLVGGDPVRALVEVGAAMIVIGTRGLTGWRRLLLGSVGRGLVLNLGVPLIVVAHPEAAQPIARPARDLTVTA, from the coding sequence ATGAATGCACAGCTCGTCGTCGGATGGGACGGGTCCGCCTCGGCGCGACGCGCACTCGAGTGGGCCCTGGACCAGAAGGCCGCGTCGCTCCTGCTCGTCGAGGTCGTCGACGGTCTCGACCGCTTCAGCGGCGACGACCTCAGTGCGGACCCGCGCGCCGACGGAGCCGTCTCCGTCGAGACCGCGGCCGCCGATGGGGAGCGGGCGCACCCGGGCGCCGTCGTCGACACCCGCGTGCTCGTGGGTCACCCTGTCGAGGAGCTCGCGCGCCTCTCGGGACCCGGCATTCTGCTCGTCGTCGGCGACCGTCGGCGCAGCCTCCTGCCGATGCGCGGTGGCTGGAGCGTCGGCGCCCGCCTCGCGGCGAAGGCCACCGGACCCGTCGCGATCATCACCGAGGACGCCCCGAGCGACGGATCCGGCGTGCTCGTCGGGATCGACGACTCCGACGACGCCCGCGCCGCCCTCGAGTTCGCCGCCGCCTGGGCGGCCCGCACACAGCAGACGCTGCACGTGCTGCACGCCTGGCGCACCCCGTACCTCTTCAACGACCGCGTGCCGCAGGAGGTCCTCCTCGAGGAGATCGCGACCGAGCACGCCGAGCTCCTGGCCGACGCGGTCGCCGAGGCCCGCGGGCTGCACCCGGAGCTCGCGGTCGAGGGCCACGAGGTCGACGGAGTGGCCGCGCGGTCGCTCCTGGAGGCGGCTGCCGGTCGGGCGCTGCTCGTGGTCGGCGACGGAGGCGTCTCGCGCCTCGAGCGGATGCTGATCGGCTCCGTCGGTCACGACATCCTGGTGAACCTCGCCGTTCCCACCGTGATCATCGGCCGGAAGAGCCGTGCGCCGAAGCCGAAGCCCGCCGCCGCCGCGCCCGTGCCGCCGCCGCGTCCGCCGACGCGGACGATCGTCGCCTGGGGCGGCGACGAACCGTCGCGGTCCGCGGTCGAGTGGGCGCTGGCCCGCCAGTCCTCCGGCAGCATCGAGGTGGTCATGATCGCCGACGAGTCGGCCGTGGTCCCCGGTTCGGAGGCCGCCGCGGAGTCGGTCGCCCTCGACGAGCGCGCGGTCGCCCGCATGATCGAGCAGGTCGGGACCGGCGGTGTCGCTCTGCACGGCCGCGTCGTGCGCGGCTTCGTGCTGCACACCCTCGCCGGGCTGACGGACCCCGACACCCTCCTGGTCGTCGGCACCGAGGACCGCCGGGGCCCGCGCCTCCGCTTCGGACTCTCGGTCGGCGCCCACCTGCCGGCTCTCGCCCGCGGTCCGATCGCGATCGTCCCGCAGACCGTCGACACCTCGCTCGTCGGAGTCGCTGTCGGAGTCGACGGATCGCAGTCGTCGCACGCGGCGGTCGTGGTCGCGGCCGCCGAGGCCGCCCGCCGCGGTGAGACGCTGCACCTCGTGCACGCCTGGACCGAGCCGGCCCTCTACGATCGCGCGTTCCTCCTCGACGAGGAGTTCCTCCGCTCGCTCGAGACCGAGCACCGGCGGATCCTCGACGCCGCAGGGCTGATCGCCTCGACGAGCGGCTTCGAGGGGAGGATCGAGACGCATCTGGTCGGCGGCGACCCGGTCCGGGCCCTCGTCGAGGTCGGGGCGGCGATGATCGTCATCGGCACTCGCGGCCTGACGGGATGGCGGCGCCTCCTGCTCGGCTCCGTCGGTCGCGGCCTCGTTCTGAACCTCGGCGTCCCCCTCATCGTGGTGGCCCATCCGGAGGCGGCGCAGCCGATCGCCCGTCCCGCCCGCGATCTGACGGTGACGGCATGA
- a CDS encoding phosphoketolase family protein, which translates to MSVLDLPAVAWPARPPEPLSERSLDELDAWWRAANYLSLGQIYLLDNPLLREPLAAHHIKPRLLGHWGTTPGLNFVYAHLNRVIRERDLNAIFVTGPGHGGPGMVASTYLDGTYGEVYDDIDRSVEGLRKLFRQFSFPGGIPSHVAPETPGSIHEGGELGYSLSHAYGAVFDNPDLLVAAVVGDGEAETGPLATSWHSNKFIDPLHDGVVLPILHLNGYKIANPTVLARIPERELEQLMRGYGHTPYLVSGGFDGEDPRAVHRRLAAAMDLALNHIAEIKADALSGRLDGRPAWPMIILRTPKGWTCPAVIDGLPAENSWRSHQVPLANVRERPDHLAVLEQWMRSYRPEELFDEAGAPVPLVTALAPVGARRMSANPVANGGLLRKPLHLPDFRDYAVDVPSPGATTSSATTVLGTWLRDVIAANPHDVRLFGPDETASNRLQAVFEVTDKQWDAEVRVADADNHLARSGRVVEMLSEHQCQGWLEGYLLTGRHGLINSYEAFVHIVDSMVNQHAKWLKSAKEVPWRSPISSLNYLLSSHVWRQDHNGASHQDPGFIDFVANKKAGIVRVYLPFDANTLLSTYDHCLRSVDYVNVVVAGKQPEANWLSMPAAIEHCTRGLGVFDWAGSETAGEEPDVVLACAGDVPTLEVLAAAALLRAEVPTLRVRVVNVVDLMRLQSESEHPHGLSDADYDAVFTTDKPVIFAYHGYPWLIHRLTYRRHGHANLHVRGFIDEGTTTTPFDMVMLNDLDRYRLVLDVLDRVPGLAAREAAFRQRMQDARLEARAYTREHGEDIPAVARWSWTGSGPQGAAYHLVDARSHEHEAMERAAALQ; encoded by the coding sequence ATGAGCGTCCTCGATCTGCCCGCGGTCGCCTGGCCGGCCCGCCCGCCCGAGCCGCTCTCCGAGCGCTCGCTCGACGAGCTCGACGCGTGGTGGCGGGCCGCGAACTACCTCTCCCTCGGGCAGATCTACCTGCTCGACAACCCGCTCCTGCGCGAACCGCTCGCAGCACACCACATCAAGCCGCGCCTCCTCGGGCACTGGGGGACCACTCCGGGACTGAACTTCGTCTACGCCCACCTCAACCGGGTGATCCGCGAGCGCGACCTCAACGCGATCTTCGTGACGGGACCGGGACACGGCGGTCCGGGGATGGTCGCCAGCACCTACCTCGACGGCACCTACGGCGAGGTGTACGACGACATCGACCGCAGCGTCGAGGGCCTGCGGAAGCTCTTCCGGCAGTTCTCGTTCCCCGGCGGCATCCCCAGCCACGTCGCTCCCGAGACGCCCGGATCGATCCACGAGGGCGGCGAGCTCGGCTACTCGCTCTCACATGCCTACGGCGCCGTGTTCGACAACCCCGACCTGCTTGTCGCGGCGGTCGTCGGAGACGGCGAGGCCGAGACCGGCCCGCTCGCGACGAGCTGGCACTCGAACAAGTTCATCGACCCGCTCCACGACGGAGTCGTCCTGCCGATCCTGCACCTCAACGGCTACAAGATCGCCAACCCGACCGTCCTCGCCCGGATCCCCGAGCGCGAACTCGAGCAGCTGATGCGCGGCTACGGGCACACGCCCTACCTCGTCTCCGGAGGCTTCGACGGCGAGGATCCGCGCGCCGTCCACCGCCGACTCGCCGCCGCGATGGACCTGGCGTTGAACCACATCGCCGAGATCAAGGCCGATGCCCTGTCGGGGCGGCTCGACGGCCGGCCCGCGTGGCCGATGATCATCCTCCGCACCCCGAAGGGCTGGACGTGCCCCGCGGTCATCGACGGCCTGCCCGCCGAGAACAGCTGGCGCTCGCACCAGGTGCCGCTGGCGAACGTGCGCGAGCGGCCCGATCACCTCGCGGTCCTCGAGCAGTGGATGCGCTCGTACCGGCCCGAGGAGCTGTTCGACGAGGCGGGTGCTCCCGTGCCCCTGGTCACCGCACTCGCCCCGGTCGGGGCGCGCCGCATGAGCGCCAACCCCGTCGCCAACGGCGGGCTGCTGCGGAAGCCGCTGCACCTGCCCGACTTCCGCGACTACGCGGTCGACGTGCCCTCGCCCGGAGCGACGACCAGCTCGGCGACGACCGTGCTCGGCACGTGGCTGCGCGACGTCATCGCCGCCAACCCGCACGACGTCCGCCTGTTCGGGCCGGATGAGACGGCGTCGAACCGGCTGCAGGCCGTCTTCGAGGTCACCGACAAGCAGTGGGACGCCGAGGTGCGCGTCGCCGACGCCGACAACCACCTCGCCCGCTCCGGCCGTGTCGTCGAGATGCTGAGCGAGCACCAGTGCCAGGGCTGGCTCGAGGGCTACCTGCTCACCGGCCGCCACGGGCTGATCAACTCCTACGAGGCGTTCGTCCACATCGTCGACTCGATGGTCAATCAGCACGCGAAGTGGCTGAAGTCCGCGAAGGAGGTGCCGTGGCGCAGCCCGATCTCCTCGCTCAACTACCTGCTCAGCTCCCACGTCTGGCGGCAGGACCACAACGGAGCGTCCCATCAGGATCCCGGCTTCATCGACTTCGTCGCGAACAAGAAGGCCGGCATCGTGAGGGTGTACCTGCCGTTCGACGCGAACACGCTGCTCTCCACCTACGACCACTGCCTCCGCTCGGTCGACTACGTCAACGTCGTCGTCGCCGGGAAGCAGCCGGAGGCGAACTGGCTCTCGATGCCCGCGGCGATCGAGCACTGCACCCGCGGCCTGGGCGTCTTCGACTGGGCCGGCTCGGAGACCGCGGGGGAGGAGCCCGACGTCGTGCTCGCCTGCGCCGGCGACGTGCCCACCCTCGAGGTCCTCGCCGCCGCGGCTCTGCTGCGGGCCGAGGTTCCGACGCTGAGGGTACGGGTCGTGAACGTGGTGGACCTGATGCGCCTGCAGAGCGAGAGCGAGCATCCGCACGGGCTGAGCGACGCCGACTACGACGCCGTCTTCACCACCGACAAGCCCGTGATCTTCGCGTACCACGGCTACCCGTGGCTGATCCACCGGCTCACCTACCGCCGGCACGGTCACGCGAACCTGCATGTGCGCGGCTTCATCGACGAGGGCACGACGACGACTCCGTTCGACATGGTGATGCTGAACGACCTCGATCGCTACCGGCTCGTGCTCGACGTGCTCGATCGCGTGCCCGGGCTCGCTGCGCGCGAGGCGGCCTTCCGTCAGCGGATGCAGGACGCGCGCCTCGAGGCCCGCGCCTACACGCGGGAGCACGGCGAGGACATCCCCGCGGTCGCCCGGTGGAGCTGGACCGGGAGCGGGCCGCAGGGCGCGGCGTACCACCTCGTCGACGCGCGCTCGCACGAGCACGAGGCAATGGAACGCGCGGCGGCGCTGCAGTGA
- a CDS encoding HNH endonuclease signature motif containing protein: MDGTGGTGSVKAQLGAVGSLTDLAARAGFSSAQLQFTRATALHLAYRVASEIPEAFARGGRSSHRDSQELVGRSIRAELAVGQGMTEWMVKRNLELARLLFEDLPRTRTALAEGRLLWEAVEAICDAAATLPAAARGALDERAVEAASTSNLTQLRRAVARMRDELHDEPLAVRHLRARQDRAVWVSPEIDGMATLCALLPAPAAMGAYDRLDRIARTLRDGDAEGTGDARTLAQLRADALADLLCDGDVAGTTPAGDGPKTPPTLVPGVRAEVRLTVAASTASEVDDAPAHLDGYGRIPADTARELVGVGASFTRILTDPDTGAVASVGRTHRVPPHRMRLHLQLRDQTCRFPGCTRPASTSESDHTVEWRNGGETALENLACLCTAHHHVRHGDRWTYRLHPDGTAEWTTPTGRRVTTRPPALPGRPPAPPPSPRADDEPPPL, translated from the coding sequence ATGGACGGAACGGGTGGAACAGGATCGGTGAAGGCGCAGCTCGGCGCGGTCGGGTCGCTCACCGATCTGGCGGCGCGCGCGGGGTTCTCGTCGGCGCAGCTCCAGTTCACGCGGGCCACGGCGCTGCACCTCGCGTATCGGGTGGCATCGGAGATCCCGGAGGCGTTCGCGCGCGGCGGCCGTTCGTCGCACAGGGATTCGCAGGAGCTGGTGGGGCGGTCGATCCGAGCCGAGCTGGCGGTGGGTCAGGGCATGACGGAGTGGATGGTGAAGCGGAACCTCGAGCTCGCGAGGCTGCTGTTCGAGGACCTTCCCCGCACCCGCACGGCGCTCGCGGAGGGGCGGCTGCTGTGGGAGGCGGTCGAGGCGATCTGCGACGCCGCCGCCACCCTGCCGGCCGCGGCCCGCGGAGCGCTGGACGAGCGCGCGGTCGAAGCGGCGTCGACATCGAACCTGACCCAGCTGCGGCGAGCGGTCGCGCGGATGCGGGACGAACTGCACGACGAGCCCCTGGCCGTGCGGCACCTGCGCGCTCGGCAGGACCGTGCGGTGTGGGTCTCGCCGGAGATCGACGGGATGGCGACGCTGTGCGCGCTGCTGCCGGCACCGGCCGCGATGGGCGCCTACGACCGTCTGGACCGGATCGCCCGCACCCTCCGCGACGGCGATGCCGAGGGCACGGGCGACGCGCGCACCCTCGCGCAACTGCGGGCCGACGCGCTCGCCGACCTGCTCTGCGACGGCGACGTCGCCGGCACGACTCCTGCCGGGGACGGCCCGAAGACGCCGCCGACGCTCGTGCCGGGTGTCCGCGCCGAGGTGCGGCTGACCGTCGCCGCGAGCACCGCCTCCGAGGTCGACGACGCCCCCGCGCACCTCGACGGGTACGGACGCATCCCCGCCGACACCGCTCGAGAACTCGTCGGGGTCGGCGCCTCCTTCACGCGGATCCTGACCGACCCGGACACCGGTGCCGTCGCCTCCGTCGGCCGCACCCACCGCGTGCCCCCGCACCGGATGCGCCTCCACCTCCAGTTGCGCGACCAGACCTGCCGCTTCCCGGGCTGCACCCGACCCGCCTCCACCAGCGAGAGCGACCACACGGTGGAGTGGCGGAACGGAGGCGAGACGGCCCTCGAGAACCTGGCCTGCCTCTGCACGGCCCACCACCACGTGCGCCACGGCGACCGCTGGACCTACCGCCTGCACCCCGACGGGACCGCCGAGTGGACCACTCCGACCGGACGGCGGGTCACCACCCGACCACCCGCGCTCCCCGGACGACCGCCCGCGCCGCCCCCGTCACCCCGGGCGGACGACGAGCCGCCTCCGCTCTGA
- a CDS encoding heavy metal translocating P-type ATPase produces the protein MSDGHAGGHGDHVAQFRRLFWIMLALAAPVIGFSGMFAMIVGYSLPGAWTACISPVAGTVMYLWGGRPFLQGAVSELRARTPGMMLLIALAITVAFVASWGASVGVLDHALDFWWELALLIVIMLLGHWIEMRSLAQTSTALESLAALLPDEAERLRDGAVERVAPSALERGDVVVVRPGGRIPADGRVVEGTAEVDESMITGESRPVSRGPGASVVAGTVSTDTALRVEVTAVGDETALAGIRRLVTQAQDSTSRAQRIADVAAGRLFWFALGSAAITALVWSLLGRPDDAVIRTITVLVIACPHALGLAIPLVVSIATERAAKGGVLVKDRLALESMRTVDTVLFDKTGTLTKGEPTVSAVLAEGPLTEDDVLAIAAAVEADSEHPLARAITSAAARRGLRVPVATAFEASTSVGVTAVVDGVAIGVGGPSLLHAHGASALEQTGAWEAEGMIILHVLRDGAVIGALGLADEVREESRQAVRALDAVGVEVVMVTGDAEAVAASVAAELGIGRVFAGVKPEDKAATVAALQKEGRRVAMVGDGVNDAPALAQADVGIAIGAGTDVAIASAGVILASDDPRSVLSVIDLSRASFRKMSQNLWWAAGYNLLSVPLAAGVLAPIGFVLPMSVGALLMSASTVVVAVNAQLLRRLDLRPSESTRAALARGGASGRR, from the coding sequence ATGAGCGACGGACACGCGGGCGGGCACGGCGACCACGTCGCGCAGTTCCGGCGCCTGTTCTGGATCATGCTCGCGCTGGCGGCGCCGGTGATCGGGTTCAGCGGGATGTTCGCGATGATCGTGGGCTACTCCCTCCCGGGGGCGTGGACGGCGTGCATCTCACCGGTCGCCGGGACCGTGATGTACCTCTGGGGCGGGCGGCCGTTCCTCCAGGGGGCGGTGTCGGAGCTGCGGGCGCGGACTCCCGGGATGATGCTGCTGATCGCCCTGGCCATCACGGTCGCGTTCGTCGCCTCGTGGGGCGCGAGCGTCGGCGTGCTCGACCACGCACTCGACTTCTGGTGGGAGCTCGCGCTCCTGATCGTGATCATGCTCCTCGGGCACTGGATCGAGATGCGCTCTCTCGCCCAGACCTCGACCGCGCTCGAGTCCCTCGCCGCACTCCTGCCCGACGAGGCCGAACGGCTGCGCGACGGCGCCGTCGAACGGGTCGCCCCCTCCGCTCTCGAGCGGGGAGACGTCGTCGTCGTCCGTCCAGGCGGGCGGATCCCGGCGGACGGCCGAGTCGTCGAGGGCACCGCGGAGGTGGACGAGTCGATGATCACGGGCGAGTCGCGCCCCGTGAGCCGCGGCCCGGGCGCCTCCGTCGTCGCGGGCACGGTCTCGACCGACACCGCCCTGCGGGTCGAGGTGACCGCGGTCGGCGACGAGACCGCCCTGGCGGGCATCCGTCGCCTGGTGACGCAGGCCCAGGACTCGACCTCGCGTGCTCAGCGGATCGCGGACGTCGCCGCCGGCCGGCTGTTCTGGTTCGCGCTCGGCTCGGCCGCGATCACCGCGCTCGTGTGGAGCCTCCTGGGACGCCCCGACGACGCCGTGATCCGCACCATCACCGTCCTCGTGATCGCCTGCCCGCACGCGCTGGGCCTCGCGATCCCCCTCGTCGTGTCGATCGCGACGGAGCGGGCGGCGAAGGGCGGGGTCCTGGTGAAGGACCGGCTCGCGCTCGAGAGCATGCGCACCGTCGACACGGTCCTCTTCGACAAGACCGGCACGCTCACGAAGGGCGAGCCCACCGTGTCCGCCGTCCTCGCCGAGGGACCGCTGACCGAGGACGACGTCCTCGCGATCGCGGCGGCCGTCGAGGCGGACAGCGAGCACCCCCTCGCGCGCGCCATCACCTCCGCGGCGGCGAGGCGCGGCCTGCGGGTACCGGTCGCGACGGCGTTCGAGGCGTCGACCTCGGTGGGGGTCACCGCTGTGGTCGACGGCGTCGCGATCGGAGTCGGCGGGCCGAGCCTGCTGCACGCTCACGGAGCGTCCGCGCTCGAGCAGACCGGGGCGTGGGAGGCGGAGGGGATGATCATCCTGCACGTGCTCCGGGACGGCGCGGTGATCGGCGCTCTCGGTCTCGCCGACGAGGTGCGGGAGGAGTCGCGCCAGGCCGTGCGCGCCCTGGACGCCGTCGGCGTGGAGGTCGTGATGGTCACGGGGGACGCAGAGGCCGTCGCCGCCTCCGTCGCCGCGGAGCTCGGCATCGGCCGGGTCTTCGCCGGGGTGAAGCCCGAGGACAAGGCCGCGACGGTGGCCGCACTGCAGAAGGAGGGCCGCCGGGTCGCCATGGTCGGCGACGGCGTGAACGACGCCCCTGCGCTCGCGCAGGCCGACGTCGGCATCGCGATCGGCGCGGGAACCGACGTCGCGATCGCCTCGGCCGGGGTGATCCTCGCCTCCGACGATCCCCGCTCGGTGCTGTCGGTGATCGATCTGTCGCGGGCGAGCTTCCGGAAGATGTCGCAGAACCTGTGGTGGGCGGCCGGCTACAACCTGCTCTCGGTCCCCCTGGCGGCCGGGGTCCTCGCGCCGATCGGGTTCGTGCTGCCGATGTCGGTCGGGGCGCTGCTGATGTCGGCCTCCACCGTGGTGGTCGCGGTGAACGCGCAGCTGCTGCGGCGACTGGACCTGCGTCCGAGCGAGAGCACGCGGGCGGCACTGGCCCGGGGCGGGGCGTCCGGGCGTCGGTGA
- a CDS encoding 2,3-butanediol dehydrogenase produces MRAARFHGPHDIRIDDVAEPELRPGAVAIDVAWCGICGTDLHEYLEGPIFIPPAGHPHPLTHEQVPVTMGHEFSGTVSALGDGVTDLEVGANVVVEPYFVCGHCAPCLAGHYNLCTSMGFIGLAGGGGGLSEKVVVDRRWVHPIGDIPLDQAALIEPLAVGHHAFTRSGARRGDTALIGGAGPIGLLLAAVLTAEGVRVIISEPGAARQAMARETGVADVVVDPMTEDLLARVHELTGGNGVDVAFECSSINAVLDQLIDAVKPAGVIVNVSIWGSRASIDMQKLVLKEIDLRGTIAYVDDHPATIALVQSGKVDLAPFITARIPLDRLIDGGFHTLIDHRETAVKILVRPRADDRV; encoded by the coding sequence ATGAGAGCAGCACGCTTCCACGGCCCCCACGACATCCGCATCGACGACGTCGCCGAGCCGGAGCTCCGCCCCGGAGCCGTCGCCATCGACGTCGCCTGGTGCGGCATCTGCGGCACCGACCTGCACGAGTACCTCGAGGGCCCGATCTTCATCCCGCCGGCGGGCCACCCGCATCCGCTGACGCACGAGCAGGTGCCGGTCACGATGGGGCACGAGTTCAGCGGCACGGTCAGCGCCCTCGGCGACGGGGTCACCGACCTGGAGGTCGGCGCGAACGTCGTCGTGGAGCCCTACTTCGTCTGCGGGCACTGCGCTCCGTGCCTGGCCGGCCACTACAACCTCTGCACGAGCATGGGCTTCATCGGGCTCGCCGGAGGCGGAGGCGGGCTCAGCGAGAAGGTCGTCGTCGACCGGCGCTGGGTGCATCCGATCGGCGACATCCCGCTCGACCAGGCGGCGCTGATCGAGCCGCTCGCGGTCGGGCACCACGCGTTCACCCGCAGCGGCGCCCGGCGCGGCGACACGGCGCTCATCGGAGGAGCGGGGCCGATCGGGCTCCTGCTCGCCGCGGTCCTCACCGCGGAGGGCGTCCGGGTGATCATCTCCGAGCCGGGCGCCGCGCGGCAGGCGATGGCACGAGAGACCGGAGTCGCCGACGTCGTCGTCGATCCGATGACCGAGGACCTCCTGGCGCGCGTGCACGAGCTCACCGGCGGGAACGGAGTGGACGTCGCCTTCGAGTGCTCGAGCATCAACGCCGTCCTCGACCAGCTCATCGACGCCGTGAAGCCCGCCGGGGTGATCGTGAACGTCTCGATCTGGGGCAGCCGCGCGAGCATCGACATGCAGAAGCTGGTGCTGAAGGAGATCGACCTCCGCGGCACCATCGCCTACGTCGACGACCACCCCGCGACGATCGCCCTGGTGCAGTCCGGCAAGGTCGACCTCGCTCCCTTCATCACCGCGCGCATCCCGCTGGACCGCCTCATCGACGGCGGCTTCCACACCCTCATCGACCACAGGGAGACCGCGGTGAAGATCCTCGTGCGGCCGCGGGCCGACGACCGGGTGTGA
- a CDS encoding universal stress protein, whose translation MNAPIVVGLSDSSHSRAALDWALHRATRSGAPVLAVFVSDTDAAAGHPGAAAVQAAHGEVVLARDAFGSAAKAPDIEVTTALRRGRPVDVLTEDARGARMIVVGTHDDHGGSGTSTRHSPAVDLAARSTAPVAVVPLPESGHHGGVLVGIDGSPAARAAVLFAARDAAELDEPLTIVHVWTPLQAWVPGFVPDQGFYDLLRVASLDMLADEVAAVREQFPRLLVHTVSETGDPATVLTRLGSHALEIVVGATARHGLERLLLGSVAHDTLRGASRPVIVVPDPAVAS comes from the coding sequence GTGAACGCGCCCATCGTCGTCGGACTCTCCGACTCCTCCCACAGCCGCGCCGCCCTCGACTGGGCGCTGCACCGCGCCACGCGCTCCGGCGCTCCGGTCCTGGCCGTCTTCGTCTCCGACACGGACGCCGCGGCCGGCCACCCCGGCGCCGCCGCCGTCCAGGCCGCCCACGGCGAGGTCGTCCTCGCCCGTGACGCGTTCGGCTCCGCGGCGAAGGCGCCCGACATCGAGGTCACCACGGCCCTCCGCCGGGGCCGCCCCGTCGATGTGCTGACCGAGGACGCCCGCGGCGCCCGGATGATCGTCGTCGGCACCCACGACGACCACGGCGGATCCGGGACCAGCACCCGGCACTCGCCCGCCGTGGATCTCGCGGCCCGCTCCACCGCGCCGGTCGCGGTCGTCCCGCTCCCCGAGTCGGGGCACCACGGAGGCGTCCTCGTCGGCATCGACGGATCGCCCGCCGCCCGCGCGGCCGTCCTGTTCGCCGCCCGCGACGCCGCCGAGCTCGACGAGCCGCTCACCATCGTCCACGTCTGGACGCCGCTGCAGGCCTGGGTCCCCGGCTTCGTGCCGGATCAGGGCTTCTACGATCTGCTCCGCGTCGCCAGCCTCGACATGCTCGCCGACGAGGTCGCGGCCGTCCGCGAGCAGTTCCCGCGGCTGCTCGTGCACACCGTGTCCGAGACGGGCGACCCCGCGACCGTCCTCACGCGTCTCGGCAGTCACGCCCTCGAGATCGTCGTCGGCGCGACGGCACGGCACGGCCTCGAGCGCCTCCTGCTCGGCTCCGTCGCCCACGACACCCTCCGCGGCGCCTCCCGCCCCGTGATCGTCGTCCCCGACCCCGCCGTCGCCTCGTGA
- a CDS encoding pyridoxamine 5'-phosphate oxidase family protein, with protein MTTDSNTTLRELTADECWRLARSSDIGRLAVIDHRPAPRGPSAAIVPVNFLVHDGAIYFRSGPGSKMIDITQHPRVAFEFDGHRGRRHWSVVVHGDAHRLNSDIDIENSGIQQLEAFHDDDKNNFVRIDVESITGRSFFRWPVYRLRRALREFRARRPDPASLRTAE; from the coding sequence ATGACCACCGACTCCAACACGACCCTGCGCGAGCTGACCGCCGACGAGTGCTGGCGCCTCGCGCGGTCGAGCGACATCGGCCGCCTCGCGGTCATCGATCACCGCCCCGCCCCCCGCGGCCCGAGTGCCGCGATCGTCCCCGTCAACTTCCTCGTGCACGACGGAGCGATCTACTTCCGCAGCGGTCCGGGCAGCAAGATGATCGACATCACCCAGCACCCGCGTGTCGCCTTCGAGTTCGACGGCCACCGGGGTCGGCGCCACTGGAGCGTCGTCGTCCACGGCGACGCCCACCGCCTGAACTCCGACATCGACATCGAGAACTCCGGCATCCAGCAGCTCGAGGCGTTCCACGATGACGACAAGAACAACTTCGTGCGCATCGACGTCGAGTCGATCACCGGACGGTCCTTCTTCCGCTGGCCCGTCTACCGGCTTCGCCGGGCACTCCGCGAGTTCCGGGCGCGCCGCCCCGACCCGGCCAGCCTGCGCACCGCGGAGTAG